The genomic window tttggggggtatgggggtggggttatggggggttggggggcatgggggggtatggggggcgaggggacggggggtcagggggtatggggggatctgggggggttCCCCAGGCCCCCCCGAGGATCTGGGTGTGGGggtccccagctgcccccccccacctcccaccccagGAATatgggtgggggggtccccaagtgCCCCCTCCCCGAGGGTATGGGTGggtccccaggtgcccccccaaGGATacgggtgtgggggggtccccaggtgcccccccaaGGATACGGGTGTGGGggtccccaggtgcccccccgaACTGGGGGGGCCCCCGCGTACCGGCCAGCAGCTGGGCCCCCCCGAGGCGGCGAAGAGGCGCCCGCGGGGCGCGGCGTGGAGCTGCCACACGAAGAGGGCGAAGGCGCCGCTGGACAGGAGCAGcgccagcaccagcagcgccTGCACCGCCCGCAGCCACGCTGGGGGGCGAGaacggggggggcacaaagggggggggggcatgggggggggatgggggggtgaggggggcacgggggggcaaaaacggggggtgggggcaaaagagggggttatgggggtgtggggggcaaaaaggggggggtggggggatatggggggggatatgggggggtgagtggggcatggggggcaaaagggggggtgggggcaaaaggggggggtgggggggatatgggggggatatgggggggatatgggggggatatgggggtgggggggcatggggggcaaaaaggggggggggtgggggcggtgaggggggtgtggggggttaggggggaatattggggggtcatgggggggtgttggggcatgggggggacatggggatgggggggcacatggggggcacaggggcacatgggggggggggggggggacacaggtcAGAGGTGCCACCCTGCCGCACCTGCCCCCCGTCTCCCATGGGTGCTGTGCGTCCTGTGCCCCCCCTTcacccccacgcccccccaaacccccacatcccccataacccccgtaccccccagcccccccatgggtgctgtgtcccccatgcccccccatccccatcccccccgCACCCCATCCCCCCCGtgcgccccccaccccatggcccccccgtgcccctcccattcctccccccaccctacatcccccgtaacccccccgtgccccctccgagcccccctctgcccccccggtgccccccccatgcccccctgcattcctccccccccctcacatcccccatacccccccatacccccccaccccatccccccggtacccccaccccacgacccccccccggtgccccccagtgcccccccggtgccccccgcgctccccccccccctcacggCTGTCGGAGACGCTGGCGCAGAGCCAGCCGCCGGTGCTGTTCTGGAGGACGCAGTCGTACCACACGTTCACCGCCTGCCCGTCCGGCAGCACCCACCAggcctgggggggcacgggggccaCGTGGGGCGGGacccccatagacccccccccccgccccatagatccccccctgccccatagatccgcccccgccccatagagccccccgctatggggccgcagcctggctgggggggggggtcgcatCTGCTCCGAGCCCCActgctatggggcaggaccccccataaccccccccataaccccccccccccccatagacccccccccgccccatagatccgcccccaccccatagatcccccctCTGTGGGGCCAAAGCTCGGCAGGGGaatcccccccccggggggggggtctcatcTGCTCCGAGCCCCACGGCTatggggcggggtggggggggggccacgtGGGgcggaacccccccccccccccataacccccccatagtCCCCCCCATACATAGtccccgccccatagatcccccctGTGTGGGGTCAAAGCTcggcagggggggggggtcgcatCTGCTCCGAGCCCCAcggctatggggcaggacccccataaccccccccccatagacccccccccgccccatagatccgcccccgccccatagatccccccgctatggggccgcagcctggctgggggggggggggtcgcatCTGCTCCGAGCCCCACagctatggggcggggggggggcaggaccccccataaccccccccatagaTCCtccccgccccatagatccccccaccccatagagCGCCCCCACCCTATAGatccccccgccccatagatcccccgctatggggcagggtgtgggatgctgggagggggggtcccaaccccccaggacccccccccccccgctatggggcaggctgtggggcagggagctggggggttgggggtccgggggggggcggggggggcgcccctACCTTATCCAGGGTGGCGACGAAGAGGAGGACGAGGACGAAGACGTGGAGGGCCGTGACGGCGAAGAGCAGGAAACTCATGGCGAcctctttggggggggggggcacagcctgagtgcccccccccatttcaccccccgttccccccctccatcccccccccccaattccccctcccatttccccccccccttcaccgccgccgccctccccgATGGCTTCCAGATGTGGCGgagtttttttttggggggggcaacgaagcgccccccccccccccgtgccccccccccccccccccatatttttggggctgggggtccccgtCCCGGTGGcggacctggggggggggggggggggttgggggggccggggccgtccCGAACCGTTGCACCCGCAGCCGCCCCACACGGGAGGGCCTCGGGCGTccggggtggggacggggacgggggggggacggggggggggcacccacgtggccggggggggcaggaacgcggggggggagctgtggggcgctatggggcgggggggctatggggtgatatggggcagggggggttggggcgctatggggcgctgtggggcgctgtggggcagggggggctatggggcgggggggttggggcgctgtggggcgctgtggggcagggggcgctatggggtgctatggggtggagggggttggggcgctatggggcgctatggggaGAAGGGGCTATGGGGTGATATGGGgcggggggctatggggtgatatggggcgctatggggcagtaTGGGGTGTCATGGGGCgaggggggctatggggtgctatggggcgggggggttggggcgctatggggcactatggggcactatggggcactatggggcagctatggggtgctatggggcgaGCGGgtctatggggtgctatggggcaggggggttgcggtgctatggggcgctatggggcgctatggggcgctgtggggcgctgtggggcagggggttgtggggggtttggggcagttatggggcactatggggcaggggagaagccatggggcactatggggtgctgtggggcaggggacctGAGGGTTTaggggcagctatggggcaggggagcagacattggggcgctatggggcgctgtggggcaggggattggggagggggtggggttCTATGGGGCGCaatggggcgctgtggggcaggggcagccatagggtgctgtggggcgGGGGACCCAGATGTGtgggggcagccgtggggcgctgtggggaagggggaaggggggtttggggcgctatggggcagccaggggacactgtggggcgctatggggcggccgtggggcagccatggggcagaaagagggtgctatggggcgctatggggcagctatggggcgctatggggcgctatggggcagccattAGGctctatggggtgctatggagctctatggggcgctgtggggcgctatggggctctatggggcgctgtggggcagctatggggtgctatggggcgctatggggcagccattAGGCACTATGGGGCactgtggggcgctatggggcagccatggggcagccatggggcagggcCCCAGGCCccacccgcagccccggccgctGATTGGCTGCGAGGCTGGGATCCCCCGTCCCGATTGGCCGcggaggtttgggggggaatCTGCACCCCGTTCTCTGATTGGCTGaggccgccgggccccgcccgGCATCGCCTCGCCGCTGATTGGCTGCACGCCGGGGCGCCGCCCAGGCTCTGATTGGTCGCGGCACCCCCCTCACCCccgttcccccctccccccgcagGGCGCGGCCGCCCCACGTGACCACATCCGCCCGCCGCGGTCGCCGTGGCAACGGGAAGGGAGGGGGTCACGTGACCGGGCGCGCCCTTTCCCGCCGAAAAACCGCCGGTGGGCGGGGCCGGAGGGGAGGAGGCGGGTCACGTGACGATGGCCCCGCCCACCTCCGGGACGCGGCGGCGGTGGCCATGGCAACGGCGGGGCGCGGTCACGTGACCGGCCGGAGGGGGACGGAGGTGCtcggggggcgctggggggctgggagggggggcgcgggggagGTCacgtgggggggggctggggtcacgtgggggtattggggggggtctggggagggggttgggggtcctggggggcatttggggggctgggggggaattggggtgtcttgggggggggggggggggtgggggctaGGGGGTacaaagggggctgggggggcacttgggggggtctgggggggcatttggggggtggggggcgcacttgggggtcctggggggggcacttgggggtcctgggggggacatttggggggcatttgggggtcgggggggcacttgggggggttagggggtatttgggggtcctggggggggcttttgggggtccGAGGTTCCTGGGGGGCTccatggggttggggggtgggcccggggggggggtccttgggggtgggggtctcagcgccccccccccccccccccaattttgcAGATGGGGGAggagcggcgggggcgggggctggaggagcgTGTGCagagggtgaggggggggggcggggggggggctggggggggctggggaaaaggggggtccctggggaggggagggggctgggacggggggctggaggtcctggggggggggggccggggggtcatgggggggggctggggggcctttggggtcccggggggggtcatAAGAGGGGTCGTGGGGGGTCGTGGGTGGGGGAGGGTCTCtctggggggggtccggggggtttggggtccggggggtcctgggggagggaggggctctctggggggggtcctgggggtcatAAGAGGGGTCGGGGGGTCCTAAGGGGGGTCTCTTGGGGAGGGGTCCCAGGGGTTtccctggggtgggggaggggctcTCTGGGGGGTTccggggggttttggggtcgggggtccgggggtccgTTACgatcccctccccccccgccaggcggcggcggcgctggggggcGCCTGGTGCTGAGCGGGCGCCTGCGGggggagctggagcggctgcggggggagcgGCGCCGCCTGCggggggagctgcgggggcggcgggcggtgagcggggggggggcggggggcgggggggtcccgggggggcaggggagggtccaggggggcgggggtggggcatgggggggctgtgggggggtcgtgggggggtgatgggggggcatgggggggtgatgggggaggaaggggggcccggggggggaacaggggggtgatgggggtgggggggcatgggggggtcgtggggggccccgggggggcatgggggggggtgatggggggtgatggggggggaagggagggcccggggggaacgggggggtgatgggggtggggggggcatggggggcgcagggggtgggggggtcgtggggggtgatggggggacacggggggggggggggcacgggggggtccaaattggggagcagggagctgatTGGCCTAGGAGGAGATCCCAAAATGGGACGCGGGGAGCTGATTGGTCGGGGAGTGGATCCCAAGGGGGGATGCCGGGAGCTGATTGGCTGGGAGGGGGGATCCCAAGGCGGGACGGAGCGACCCGATTGGCTGCCAGGGGGACCCGGTGCCGTTCCAGGCCCTGATTGGCCGCCGGGCGAAGCCGGCGGTGCCCTGGGATCCGATTGGCCGGGATCAGGGGGATCCAGCCCCTGATTGGCCGGGGTCGGGGGATCGGGCGCTGAGGCGGGCGCTGATTGGCcgcaggagctggaggtgacCCGGCAGCAGATCGCCCACCTGCGGGAGGAGGCGGCCGGGAGCGACAGGCAGGGGGGGGCCCAAaccgcgaccccccccccaaatgaccccccccaaaaaaacccaatCCCCACCCAAAAATGCCCCCCAAgatccccacccccccaaaaccacgaCCCCCCCAAcgacccccccaaacctccccagccccccaaattaccccaaagacccccgatgccccccagaccccccaatgccccccaaatcccccccccaaaacccaacccccccaagacccccccaaaatcctgcccAACCCCAAACTTCtgaatttttttggggggggggcccttatgggggggggtcccatgaaATGGGGGGCTCTCCCTGAATTTTTGGGGGAGGTTCCTgacatggggggggtcccctaaatttgggggggtcctttatttggggggggtccctaacACCTGGGGGTCCCTGACACTGAGGGGCTCTTCCTgaatttttggggggtccctgaaaATGGGGGGAGGGGTCCCTgaaattgggggggtccctggtgGGGGAGGGGTCTGCctgaatttgggggggtccctggaaattggggggggggtcccatgaaGTGGGGGAGGGGTctcccaaaatttggggggcTCCCCctgaatttggggggggggtccctgaattttgggggggggggtccctgaattttttgggggaggggtcCCTGACCCTcgttgcccccccccaggtcggcagccccccccggggtcccagCTCCCCGCGGGGGGCTCAGGAGGCAGCCGAGgccggggcagcggcggcggggggggcccaCGAGCGGCGGCTGCGGCGCTTCCAGGCCGCCAAGGAGcggccccggcctccccccccccccccgccgggacccccccagaaaaaacggggggggagggggagggggagggggaagagccCGAGACCCCCGATGGGGCCTGGATGGAGggtgaggggcctgggggggggggagggcaaaagggggggtcgtgggggggctttgggggtttggggggctcggggggttggggggtcctggagggtttgggggggggtcctggggggacttggggggggggttggggtccggggggtgcGTGGAGTGGAtgtggggggactgggggggtcttggggggtcctgggggcgttgtgggggcaaggggggttgggggatcgtgggaggtctgggggggtcctggggggcttgggggggtcctggggtgggttggggggcttgggtgggggtttggggggtcctgggggtgctcgggggggccctgggggggctttgggggtcctggggtgggttggggggaagtgaggggggttgggggggctggggggtctttgggtgATATTTTTGGGAGAAATAAGTGGGATttagggtctggggggtcctgggctgGGTTAGGGCTcctggaggggtttggggggctccttggggggggggctctttttgggggtgtcccggggggTGCTGACGCCGCCCCCCAGCGGAGCAGCGCGCCTTCTCGCACTTCGTCCTGCTGACGGAGCAGCACCGGCACCTGCAGCGGCTGCGGCAACGCCGGGACCAGGTGGggccccccgagaccccccgggaccccccattgccccccagaacccccccccaccccccatcccccccaacctcccccttccaccccctccccgccccctcctttaccccctcccccccataaccccccggtgaccccccccccgttgtgcccccccccagctgctggaggagctggcggcggccccgggggtcccggggggtccccggaTCTGGGGGCCCTGGAggggcggtggcggtggcggccagggagagccaggagctgcggcGGCGCCtggaggggggccgggggctgctgggcctcGTGCAGGACGGTGagtggggggcaccggggggggcacatggggggggggcaccgggagggggagtttggggggtgGTTAAAAGGGGAGGGTTAAAAGGGGGGAACCAAAAGTGGGGGGAACCAAAACGGTGGGGGAGGCTTCCGGGGGGAAGTGTTTAAGGGAGGGACCCGGTGGGGAAGGGGGACCCGGAAGCAGGGGGCACCGGAAGTGGGGGGACCCGGAAGTGGGGGGCACCAATCGGGAGGGGGAGCGGGGAATGGGGGTGGGTTGGAGGAAAGGGGCCGGGGCTTCcaaaggggggcggggcttctgGGGAGAGGgcggggctttggggaggggtGTGGCTCCGGGTGCGgtgggtgggcggggcttccgGGTGGGCGGGGCCTTAAGGTGGGGGCCGCAGGTgcagggaggggcggggcttcacgggaggggcggggcttcaaTGGGGGTGTGGCCTCCAGGCGAGGCAGGTgcagggaggggcggggcttttcccgggggcggggcttccaggtgggggcgtggcctccaGGTGCGGCATGTGctgggaggggcggggctttgCCAGGTGGGCGTGGCCTCATCGTGGGCGTGGCCTCCAGGTGACATGGCCACGCCCCATCTccctgaccccgccccctgtccccggccccgcccccagggctgccggcgctgctggccctgctggacccggagcccccccggagcccccggaGCCCTCCCGGAGCCCCCGAGCCCGACCCCCTCCGGGGGCAGCTGCGGCGCCTGGAGGACGGCGTCGGCCgcctgctgctgcgggggggggggcccaggtggggggggcaaaaagggggggacgggggggcacggggagggccggggggcttaaaggggggctggggggggcctggggggctttgggggagccgggggggagtggggggggtcAAAgtggggcaaggggggggcctgggggggtcaaaagggggcctggggggcttaaatgggggcggggggtcaaattggggccgggggggtctggggggcttaaagggggctggggggcttaaagggggctgggggggcacgggggggtcaaAGATGGGCCGGGGGGGCCTtaaatggggtctgggggggcttaaagggggcctggggggcacggggggcccaaggggagccgggggggggcttaaggcaggggctgggggggggggggggggggggtcaaagggggggcctgggggggtcaaatggggggctgggggggtcaaagggggtccggggggcttaaagggggcctggggggtctcgggggggcactgggagaccctgtgggggaactgggggctttgggggggctttggggggctccctggggctggggggctgtgctgggccccccccccaattgccccccgCCAAATCCCCCCAGGTCCTGGCAGGGGACGAGGACTCCCCAAACCCCGGGGGCGCccaccccccgcgcccccagcccccggtgAGTGccttggggggggagggggcatttATGGGGGGGCAACCCCCCCTtgaaccccccccaaatatttaccccccccccccccccgcagggaggatgaggaggaggaggaagagccgctgagcccccccggctGCGGGAGCGCGTCCTGagagaggtgggggggggcccaaaatATTGGGGGCATCCCCAAATATTGGGGGGGGCAAAttgtgggggggtccccaaatatTATAGGGGGTCCCCAAATATTATagggggtccccaaattggggggggtccccaaacaGGGGGGATCCTCAAATGGGGGGGTTGGGCaaattgggggggtcctgaaattggggggggggggaatattgtaggggggggtcccaaaattggggggggcaaGTTGGGGGGAGTCCCCGAATGGGGAGGGGTGTCCCCAAATATTGTagggggtccccaaattgggggggggacaccccaaaactTGCCCCTCCcccctcatcctcctcttccctccccccaggTGCTGAGCCGCGAGGGGGGGGcactgagccccccccggcctgTTGGAAGGGGGGGCTCCATCCTGCCCCCCTCGGTTGCCATGGCAACCAAATATTTtgggcgggggcggcggccgcgCTCCCGGTTGCCCCGGGCGACGCCGGCAAACTCCTGAAAACAGCGGAAAGTGCCCCAAAAgtgcctcggggggggggggggggggggaggcaatccccctgcccacccctcccccctctgccccccactctccgtgtcccccccccccccccaaaaaaggggtcgcccctcccccgcccccccaaccccgggggttccccccccccatggatGGGGATCCCCTGACGtcacccccgggaccccccggggtggccacgccccctccgccccctgaccacgccccctcccctgTTGGCCACGCCCacccggccacgccccctcccccctgCCCGGCCACCGCCCGTCCAGAGCCGAACCCGGGACCGGCCCCGTCCGGAGGGAGCCGAGCCCGGCCGGAAACACCCGAACCGGGACCCGAACCCGCGGCCGGACCCGTCCGGAAAGAGCCGAGCCCGGCCGGAGGGAGCCGAACCCGGCCCGAAGGGACCCGAACCGGGACCCGAACCCGGCGGGGTCCGGAGGGAGCCGAACCGGCTCCGGAAAGAGCCGAACCCATTCGGAGAGCCCCGAACCCGTCCGGAAAGAGCCGAACCGGCGCCGGGACACCCGAACCGGCTCCGGAAAGACCCGAACCGGCCTCGGGACACCCGAACCCGTCCGGAAAGACCCGAACCCATTCGGAGAGCCCCGAACCCGTCCGGAAAGACCCGAACCGGCCCCGAGACGCCCGAACCGGCTCCGGAAAGACCCGAACCCGTCCGGAAAGAGCCGAACCGGCCCCGAGGTGGGtcccgggacccccaggaccgtccccgggggggggagggagattCTCCAATGCCTTATATGGGCATAGCCCTGGCTGCCCCCCCTCacgggttcccccccccccgtgtccagGCGCTGCTTCCTCTGGGGTGGGGCCGGATGGGggaagggggttggggggggaaaaggggggatggggggtgagggggggtcacgggggggtcgtgggggtcatggggggggtcgtgggggtcacgggggggtcgtgggggtcatgggggggtcgtgggggtgatggggggcaattgggggggctTGCGTGG from Anser cygnoides isolate HZ-2024a breed goose chromosome W, Taihu_goose_T2T_genome, whole genome shotgun sequence includes these protein-coding regions:
- the LOC136788600 gene encoding LOW QUALITY PROTEIN: uncharacterized protein (The sequence of the model RefSeq protein was modified relative to this genomic sequence to represent the inferred CDS: inserted 6 bases in 4 codons; deleted 2 bases in 1 codon), giving the protein MEAEQRAFSHFVLLTEQHRHLQRLRQRRDQLLEELAAAPGVPGGPRIWGPWRGGGGGGQGEPGAAAAPGGGPGAAGPRAGRAAGAAGPAGPGAPPEPPEPSRSPRARPPPGAAAAPGGRRRPPAAAGGGAQVLAGDEDSPNPGGAHPPRPQPPRHPRDPPGWPRPLRPLTTPPPLLATPTRPRPLPPARPPPVQSRTRDRPRPEGAEPGRKHPNRDPNPRPDPSGKSRARPEGAEPGPKGPEPGPEPGGVRREPNRLRKEPNPFGEPRTRPERAEPAPGHPNRLRKDPNRPRDTRTRPERPEPIRRAPNPSGKTRTGPETPEPAPERPEPVRKEPNRPRDQCRPPPGSAPPAPWRWAQASCCAVAFSTAAAAGPWHEGEGDGCVAAWALCFSLTLLLLAAQAAGRXPPRRDVPLTLAVAACMACAATAVIWPLAHVRXGAPGRPRHLRVAATAASCLASVAYGAEVLATRGRPGEAAPFLATPXGMLKVAQGFLGALLLGVAAALGAGSGPEGWRWCLGIYGASFGAALLLVLGCGGLGGWGCFGVRDPVLAQRLLWAYAALGVVAYGAATVLWPLYGFQEERGGRRGDPXGCSPQCPWDRVALVAAGTAANLLLYVADVVQTGRLVLLRA